From a single Nymphaea colorata isolate Beijing-Zhang1983 chromosome 4, ASM883128v2, whole genome shotgun sequence genomic region:
- the LOC116252651 gene encoding uncharacterized protein LOC116252651 isoform X2 has translation MPMRRLLEVEPPGLLRYAVGALIMMVGVVLPVGYMMFRNKRVPSSSAYSKQTFFY, from the exons ATGCCA ATGAGGAGGCTTCTAGAGGTAGAGCCGCCGGGCCTACTGAGGTACGCAGTCGGGGCGTTGATCATGATGGTGGGGGTCGTTTTACCCGTTGGTTATATGATGTTCCGCAACAAGCGCGTCCCGTCTTCGTCGGCCTACTCGAAGCAGAC ATTCTTTTATTAA
- the LOC116252650 gene encoding cell number regulator 6-like, producing the protein MADDNVKSRYVKLRKDQDGPAEEIVPGELNQPIQVPELVVHKCRECGQPLPVNHEPPADEAWTTGICGCAEDTTSCLHGLFCPCVLFGRNVENLREDIPWTKPCVCHAIFVEGGMALAAATAVLHGIDPGTSFLIGEGLLFTWWMCGIYTGLFRQELQKKYHLKNSPCDPCMVHCCMHWCALCQEHREMKGRLTDDVVMPMTVVNPPPVQEMQLPESHNPTSDKNTDQATLEMEPL; encoded by the exons ATGGCGGACGACAATGTGAAATCCCGTTATGTGAAGCTAAGGAAGGACCAAGATGGCCCGGCGGAGGAGATTGTGCCGGGAGAGCTGAATCAGCCCATTCAGGTTCCTGAG CTGGTTGTGCATAAATGTCGCGAGTGTGGACAGCCTCTCCCTGTTAATCACGAGCCTCCTGCTGATGAGGCCTGGACAACTGGGATTTGTGGCTGTGCAGAAGATACTACCAGTT GTTTGCATGGATTGTTCTGTCCTTGCGTGCTGTTTGGCCGCAATGTCGAGAATTTGAGGGAGGACATTCCTTGGACTAAGCCATGTGTTTGTCATGCTATATTTGTTGAAGGAGGCATGGCCCTTGCAGCAGCAACTGCTGTACTCCATGGTATTGACCCAGGGACGTCATTCCTGATTGGTGAAGGTTTACTGTTTACATGGTGGATGTGTGGTATTTATACAGGGCTATTTCGGCAAGAGTTACAGAAAAAGTATCATcttaag AACTCGCCATGTGACCCTTGCATGGTTCACTGTTGCATGCACTGGTGCGCACTTTGCCAAGAGCATCGGGAGATGAAGGGGCGGCTGACGGACGATGTGGTTATGCCCATGACAGTCGTGAATCCTCCGCCTGTGCAAGAGATGCAGCTGCCTGAAAGCCATAACCCAACAAGCGACAAGAATACCGACCAAGCCACTCTCGAGATGGAACCTTTGTAA
- the LOC116252651 gene encoding uncharacterized protein LOC116252651 isoform X3 has protein sequence MPMRRLLEVEPPGLLRYAVGALIMMVGVVLPVGYMMFRNKRVPSSSAYSKQT, from the exons ATGCCA ATGAGGAGGCTTCTAGAGGTAGAGCCGCCGGGCCTACTGAGGTACGCAGTCGGGGCGTTGATCATGATGGTGGGGGTCGTTTTACCCGTTGGTTATATGATGTTCCGCAACAAGCGCGTCCCGTCTTCGTCGGCCTACTCGAAGCAGACGTAG
- the LOC116252651 gene encoding uncharacterized protein LOC116252651 isoform X1 produces the protein MPMRRLLEVEPPGLLRYAVGALIMMVGVVLPVGYMMFRNKRVPSSSAYSKQTGKSVI, from the exons ATGCCA ATGAGGAGGCTTCTAGAGGTAGAGCCGCCGGGCCTACTGAGGTACGCAGTCGGGGCGTTGATCATGATGGTGGGGGTCGTTTTACCCGTTGGTTATATGATGTTCCGCAACAAGCGCGTCCCGTCTTCGTCGGCCTACTCGAAGCAGAC GGGCAAAAGTGTAATCTAG